A genomic segment from Kyrpidia tusciae DSM 2912 encodes:
- a CDS encoding SPL family radical SAM protein codes for MAEVDVEKKAAGRMLQPAKGYLTGFTHSLNPYIGCAFGRPVDNLGRDAVGCPYCYVRRLPVALLHPKPWGTWVTVKEGAPERLRRELRHSRVRGETLRIFLGSSTDPYQPVEGRWKITRELLRVIAEEGGVDQLVVQTRSPMVLRDVDLLRALGKKVRVSLTVETDDENVRRLLTPTSPPVFGRIRALARLRRAGVLTQAAVSPALPMNPDRLARLLAEAADRVVLDTFHLGDGSGGKRSRLLGMARRLEAAGYEGWFDPDLHLRLIPIFVGILGPGRVGLGAAGFAGMNLA; via the coding sequence TTGGCCGAGGTTGACGTGGAGAAAAAGGCGGCCGGGCGGATGTTGCAACCGGCCAAGGGGTATCTGACAGGGTTCACCCATTCGTTGAACCCGTACATCGGGTGCGCCTTTGGCCGACCGGTGGACAACCTCGGCCGGGACGCGGTCGGCTGCCCCTACTGTTACGTGCGGCGCCTGCCGGTGGCTTTACTCCATCCAAAACCCTGGGGGACCTGGGTGACTGTCAAAGAGGGTGCCCCGGAACGCCTCCGCCGGGAACTGCGGCACAGCCGGGTTCGGGGGGAGACACTCAGAATCTTCCTGGGCTCCTCCACAGACCCCTATCAGCCGGTGGAAGGGCGATGGAAGATCACCCGGGAGTTGCTTCGGGTGATCGCGGAAGAAGGAGGCGTCGACCAACTGGTGGTTCAAACCCGTTCCCCCATGGTTCTCCGGGATGTGGATCTTCTGCGAGCCCTGGGCAAAAAAGTGCGGGTCAGTCTCACCGTGGAGACCGATGACGAGAACGTCCGCCGCCTGCTCACCCCGACCTCACCGCCGGTCTTCGGGCGCATTCGGGCCTTGGCGCGATTGCGAAGGGCCGGCGTCCTCACTCAAGCGGCGGTGTCCCCGGCCTTGCCCATGAACCCGGACCGGCTGGCCCGGTTGCTCGCCGAGGCGGCGGACCGGGTAGTCCTGGATACCTTTCACTTGGGAGACGGATCCGGTGGAAAGCGGAGCCGGCTGCTGGGCATGGCCCGGCGGCTTGAAGCGGCCGGTTATGAGGGGTGGTTTGACCCGGATCTTCATCTGCGCCTGATCCCGATCTTCGTAGGCATTCTCGGCCCCGGACGGGTAGGGCTGGGAGCCGCGGGATTTGCCGGAATGAACTTGGCTTGA